The genomic window GCTACACCCGCCAAGCCAACGCCTGGGCCCATGCCGGCCAGGAACTCGCCCGCGAATGGCCCGGATATTTGGGGTCGGGGTGGGTTCGCAATGGGGTGGATTCCACTGAATGGCACATGCTTTATCGGTTCTCAGACGCCGAGTCGCTGCAGGAGTGGGAGGACTCCGAGGAACGGCGTTGGTGGATTGACAGCGCCAGGGACATGATGGAAACCACCCGGGTGGAGCGTCACACGGGGATTGAGGGCTGGTTCTCGCAGCCTGGCGACGTCTCGGTGGTGGTGCCCGAAACGGTGGTGCCGCCGCGTTGGAAGCAGGCCATCAGCATCTTCCTGCCGTTCTTCCCGCTGAGCTTGCTGGCCAACTTCCTGCTTCATCCGTTGACGCAGGACTGGCCGTTGGTGTTCGCGGTGCTCCTGAACATCGTGATCCTTACGCCGCTGATGACGTACATTTTCCTGCCGATCACCACCCGGCTGCTGCAGCCGTGGCTCCAAGCGAAACCGCGCCGCAGCCGCTAGCTGGGAGTTTGGTCATAAAAAGCCACGATTAGTTGACACTTCAACTTATCTCCGGGAGGGTTGAAGGATGAACAAGTCCAGCTTGACCACCACAGCCCTGACCATCCTGCGCGTTATTGCAGGATTTCTCTTCGCCGCGCACGGTTGGCAGAAGTTCAACGAATTCACCATCGCAGGCACCCAGGCCTCCTTCGCGCAGATGGGTGTCCCCGGAGCCTCGACAGTAGCCCCCATCGTTGCCACCTTGGAGCTGGTGGGTGGCATTGCGCTGATCATCGGGTTCCTGACCCGCGTGTTCGCAACGCTCCTGGCCGTCAACATGCTCGGCGCCCTCTTCCTGGTGCACGCACCGGCCGGCATCTTCGTCGGCAACGGCGGGTATGAGCTGGTGCTGCTCTTCGCCGGCGCAGCCCTGGCCCTCGCACTGGCAGGTGCAGGCAAAATCTCCGCCGACGCAGCACTGTTCGGTCGCTCCGGATCAAAGCTCCGCGTTCTCGCGTAGCCAGTTCCCCGCCAGCCCCCACCGATCCTCTCTCACATAAACGTCCCTTAACGCCAACGCTCTCTCCCTTGCTTCAAGAAAGGGAGAGAGCGTCGGTGTTTAAGGCAGGGGATGTGAGAGACGGTCTAGCCCTTGACGCCCGTCAGCTCGTTCGGCACGTGCTCCAGCTGGGCCGATTTCACTACCTTTCCGGCACTCAAGTCCACCGCGTGGATGGTTCGCGTCGCAGGCTCGGTGACGTACGCCGTCGAGCCTTGAACGAACAGCGTGGGCCGCGGGTCCTGCCATGTGGTCGATTCCTCCCATGCCCCAACCACCGGAATGGTGGAATTGATGGTGCCGGTCAGCGGATCGATGACACGCAATCCACCATCCGTGCCGAGTACCAGCGCTTCACCAGCAGGCCCGCGGCCCAATGAGCGGAAGGAGTAGCTGGTGCCAATATCCACCAACTGGAGACTGGCCGTCTCTGTGTTGACCAGCGAGATCCGGGTGGGCCGCTCCAGCTCGGCAGCCTTATCCACCTTGTAGTCGCCCAGGATCACTGGCGATTTTTCGGAGCCCGCCTGATTTCCCATCCGACCATAAGCATCCGGGCTCGCTACCTTGGTAATGGCACCATCCTTGTAGATGAGCATTCCGTTTTCGCAGCCAACCACCACGGCTTCGTTCGCCGCTACGGCCTCACCATGAACGCCAGGGCAGTCCTCGTTACGCAGGACTTCCTTTCGGTCCTGGCCCTTGCCTGCGGAAAGGACTGCGATACCGGAACGGCCTTCCTCATTGCCAAGGGTTACCAGGAGCCCGCCATCCTCAAGCTCCACGGCCACTCCGTGATGGGCCTCCGGAGTGGTGTAAACGTCGGTAGAGGGTAATTTTCCATCCTCCACGGCAGCTGCCAACGCGGAAGTTTCAAAGCTCTCCACCTTGCCGGAACCATCATTGAACAGCACCGCCTTGCCCCCGTGCAGCACTACGTGCCCGGCCTTGTCTGCCCCGAATGCCAGGTCAGTCAGCCGGGGATCAGTCACGTAATGATGGCTGTGATCGCCGTGCGGCTCGGTCCAGGCACCGGCGTCGAAAAGTCGGAAGGAGTCCCCCGTGGATACGAAGACGTGGCGCCCGTCGCCAGCGGGGTTCAAGCGGTTGAACCCGGAAATTTCAGCACTTCCCACCGGCTTGAGCGAGGCTGCGTCCAGAACCGAGATGCCGGCGTCGTGCGTGTAAACGAGCCGCGGAGTCGGCGCTCCGGCCTCCTTTGCACTGGGGGATGACGTTGGCGGGGGCGCTTGGTCAACCGGGTTGCCGGCTGAGCCACCAGGGGCGGCGCACGCTGTCAGCAAGAGAGCAGCGAGCCCGACGGCGGCAATCGGCTGGGCGCGAAGCCGGCGTTTCCGCGGGGTCAGGACTAGGGGCGAGGGGGTGAGGTGATGAGGCATGGTTAAATGATATTCATTCTCATCTAAGGTGCAACATGACCGCCAAATGGTTGTCATATTGCACGCTGACGGCACCCACGCCTCCCCCGGACCGTTTCAGTGATAGAAATGGCCAGATGACCACGATCCTCACCGGTGTTGGTGCCAGTACCGGGACCACCCAGGGCCCTGCCCGCCTCATCCACGGTCCCGACGAATTCAGCCGCTTGCAACCCGGCGACGTCCTGGTCTGCCGCACCACAGACCCCGCGTGGACGCCCCTCTTCGGAATGGCCTCCGCCGTAGTGACGCAAACCGGCGGAATGCTCTCCCACGCCGCAATCGTGGCCCGCGAGTACGGAATTCCTGCCGTCCTGGGCGTCCGCGATGCATTGGACCTGCTGACGGACGGAAGCCCCCTGCACGTGGACGGCACGCAGGGAACCATCACCGTCACGGACAGCAAATGACGCTTCTCACCCTGCATTCCGTACGCCTTCTTGGATTCGCAGATACTGACGCGGTGGCAGAACGCTTCGCCCGGGATCGCGCCATGGTGGAGTCGGAACTCATCGACGCCGGTGTGAACGGCTTCGTGTCATACAGCACCTTTGCGGGGAGCAGCGGGTGGTCGCTGTCGAGCCGGGGCAGGGCCGAGAATGAGCGGCTCCTTGCCGATGAACTGGACAAAGCCGGCGCCCGCGATACCGTGCTGGCCGTCCACGACGCATTCGGCGGGTTGAACAAGTCAGTTGTGGAGGCTTGCAGCGCCGTCCAGCTGCAGGCAGCAGCCAAGGATCACGCTACGAACGTCCTGAGCGAGGCCCTGACCGCGTGGCATCCCTCCGAAGCGAAACTCACCGGTGCGCTGCCCCGATTCGAAGGCTACGCCGAGCGGTTGATGCAAGCACTAAAGCACGCTCCCCATGACACCGCGTGGCTCACGGCCACGGACCGTGACTCCTTCCACCGCGTCTGGTTCGAGCTCCACGAGGACCTCATCGCCACCCTGGGAATTCAACGCAGCTGACGCCTACGGGCCCACACGTCTTAGTCACGTAACAGAAACCTGCCGACAGTAAGATTCCAACCATGAGCGATGACGCCGCCAATTCAGTGACCCTCCGCTTCCTGGCGGCCCCCATGGACATCGGACACAGCGGGTCCGTCGACGCCGGCACGGTCCTTGAGTGGGTGGACAAGGCAGCGTACGCAGCAGCAGTGGGCTGGTCAAAGTCGTACTGCGTCACCGCCTACGTGGGCAACATCCACTTCACGGATCCGGTCAACAGCGGCGACATGGTTGAGGTGACCTCCACCATCGTCTACACCGGCCGGTCCTCCATGCATATCCACACCGTGGTCAGCTCGCGTGATC from Arthrobacter sp. StoSoilB20 includes these protein-coding regions:
- a CDS encoding antibiotic biosynthesis monooxygenase, encoding MSHEHPVTVSVARTILPGYTRQANAWAHAGQELAREWPGYLGSGWVRNGVDSTEWHMLYRFSDAESLQEWEDSEERRWWIDSARDMMETTRVERHTGIEGWFSQPGDVSVVVPETVVPPRWKQAISIFLPFFPLSLLANFLLHPLTQDWPLVFAVLLNIVILTPLMTYIFLPITTRLLQPWLQAKPRRSR
- a CDS encoding DoxX family protein produces the protein MNKSSLTTTALTILRVIAGFLFAAHGWQKFNEFTIAGTQASFAQMGVPGASTVAPIVATLELVGGIALIIGFLTRVFATLLAVNMLGALFLVHAPAGIFVGNGGYELVLLFAGAALALALAGAGKISADAALFGRSGSKLRVLA
- the aztD gene encoding zinc metallochaperone AztD, which produces MPHHLTPSPLVLTPRKRRLRAQPIAAVGLAALLLTACAAPGGSAGNPVDQAPPPTSSPSAKEAGAPTPRLVYTHDAGISVLDAASLKPVGSAEISGFNRLNPAGDGRHVFVSTGDSFRLFDAGAWTEPHGDHSHHYVTDPRLTDLAFGADKAGHVVLHGGKAVLFNDGSGKVESFETSALAAAVEDGKLPSTDVYTTPEAHHGVAVELEDGGLLVTLGNEEGRSGIAVLSAGKGQDRKEVLRNEDCPGVHGEAVAANEAVVVGCENGMLIYKDGAITKVASPDAYGRMGNQAGSEKSPVILGDYKVDKAAELERPTRISLVNTETASLQLVDIGTSYSFRSLGRGPAGEALVLGTDGGLRVIDPLTGTINSTIPVVGAWEESTTWQDPRPTLFVQGSTAYVTEPATRTIHAVDLSAGKVVKSAQLEHVPNELTGVKG
- a CDS encoding PEP-utilizing enzyme; this encodes MTTILTGVGASTGTTQGPARLIHGPDEFSRLQPGDVLVCRTTDPAWTPLFGMASAVVTQTGGMLSHAAIVAREYGIPAVLGVRDALDLLTDGSPLHVDGTQGTITVTDSK